Proteins found in one Coffea eugenioides isolate CCC68of chromosome 5, Ceug_1.0, whole genome shotgun sequence genomic segment:
- the LOC113771409 gene encoding uncharacterized protein LOC113771409, whose protein sequence is MRWCRTRRGRNGINIDEKLADSDYKNGVNENRDDEARIKDAYAWLDEKGPNIWSTAHFRTGSNYDILVNNMCEYFNSVLLKVRSLPIIGMLQTIYLYLLKRMENNRETMSKHEGLLCSAIFDILKKAKKEQCMCIYHYAGTVKYQICCHFNDQFVVDLGSKTCICRKWRLRGILCGHAVAAINRRRDKPEKNAASTCWKRTYMKSYEPMLNPINGPNLWIQVDLPPMNPPNYGRSPGRPKR, encoded by the exons ATGAGATGGTGTCGGACTAGAAGAGGAAGAAATGGAATCAATATTGATGAAAAGTTGGCAGATTCAGACTATAAAAATGGAGTCAATGAAAATAGAGATGATGAAGCAAGAATCAAGGATGCATATGCATGGTTGGATGAAAAGGGCCCCAATATTTGGTCTACAGCCCATTTTAGGACTGGATCGAACTACGATATATTGGTTAATAATATGTGTGAATATTTTAATTCAGTTCTTTTAAAGGTAAGATCATTGCCTATCATAGGCATGTTGCAGactatttacttatatttgttGAAGAGGATGGAGAATAATAGAGAGACAATGTCCAAGCATGAAG GTCTCTTATGTTCAGCAATTTTTGACATTCTTAAGAAGGCCAAGAAAGAGCAATGCATGTGCATCTATCATTATGCTGGGACTGTGAAATATCAAATATGTTGTCATTTCAATGACCAGTTTGTCGTTGATTTGGGAAGCAAGACTTGCATTTGTAGAAAATGGCGATTAAGGGGAATCCTATGTGGCCATGCAGTTGCTGCTATTAATAGGAGACGTGACAAACCAGAAAAAAATGCTGCATCCACCTGCTGGAAGAGAACATACATGAAGAGTTATGAACCTATGTTGAATCCAATCAATGGTCCTAATCTATGGATCCAAGTAGATTTACCACCAATGAATCCTCCAAATTATGGGAGATCACCTGGAAGACCAAAAAGGTGA